In the Deltaproteobacteria bacterium CG11_big_fil_rev_8_21_14_0_20_42_23 genome, one interval contains:
- the secF gene encoding protein translocase subunit SecF, with amino-acid sequence MKTFHFDFMKYRVLFLLMSSALVAFSIFAMVKKGFNYGIDFKGGAKLEYQFKEAINEQAIRDALKDLNLGDMNVVRFGDPEERRMSIKVGLPEEHASISDPITAALAKQFGEENVQLDQEVTVGPKVGKDLRTKAWLTILTSWLIMLIYIGFRFDFNFAPGAVVALIHDVTITLGLFAWMGKEINLTILAAILTLIGYSVNDTIVVFDRIRENKADISPSTVLDVINSSINSTLGRTIITSLTVLFVVLVLFYRGGGTLHDFAFALTVGTIVGTYSSIFVASPLYIWMYRLMSSKK; translated from the coding sequence ATGAAAACTTTCCATTTTGACTTTATGAAATACAGAGTACTTTTTTTGCTCATGTCTTCAGCCTTAGTTGCCTTCTCCATTTTTGCCATGGTGAAAAAAGGCTTCAACTACGGTATCGACTTTAAAGGCGGAGCCAAACTCGAATACCAATTCAAAGAAGCCATAAATGAACAAGCTATCAGAGATGCTCTTAAAGACTTAAATTTAGGAGACATGAACGTTGTTCGCTTTGGAGATCCTGAAGAACGTCGAATGAGTATTAAAGTTGGATTACCGGAAGAGCACGCCAGCATTAGCGATCCCATCACTGCTGCTCTTGCAAAACAATTTGGAGAAGAAAATGTACAGCTCGATCAAGAAGTAACCGTTGGACCAAAAGTAGGAAAAGATCTTCGCACAAAAGCATGGCTCACCATTCTCACTTCATGGCTCATCATGCTCATCTACATTGGCTTCCGCTTCGATTTCAACTTTGCACCAGGCGCGGTTGTTGCCTTGATTCATGATGTTACCATTACGCTTGGACTTTTTGCTTGGATGGGAAAAGAGATCAACCTTACTATTTTGGCGGCCATCCTCACGTTGATTGGATATTCTGTCAATGACACTATCGTGGTGTTCGATCGCATTCGTGAAAACAAAGCTGACATTTCTCCTTCAACAGTTTTAGACGTGATTAACTCAAGCATCAATTCAACTTTGGGAAGAACGATCATTACTTCCCTTACCGTTTTATTTGTAGTGCTTGTGCTCTTCTACCGCGGTGGCGGCACTTTGCACGACTTTGCCTTTGCCCTCACAGTGGGAACAATCGTGGGAACCTATTCCTCCATCTTCGTTGCTTCACCTTTATATATTTGGATGTACCGCTTGATGTCTTCGAAGAAGTGA
- the secD gene encoding protein translocase subunit SecD, producing MPNAWKWKLALLCSLILISIYVVLPSFLGMSEKREAALASGTSLPWYYDVLPEKGINLGLDLRGGLYLEFEVETAKAIENRVDVLVDDIKAELGKNNVVTSEIRQEVKTQSIEIFASDANAIEATREIVQKNFANVLAIQKHENNHLSFVLDESHRDYLLDHIIKQALEKVRNRIDRYGVAEPSIQRLGNDRIAVELPGIKDPERAIGMIKRAGMLEFKLVDASVQAADLASMLKEARESLKLAEDDFSLEAKQSINEQLAKKLPQDTEISFSLNYDPLSHKLLGGTPYLLTRRAALTGQMLKSAQTNINNNEPFVSITFDAQGTTKFGDLTKNNVGKQLAILLDGVVNSAPLIREPILGGRAQIEMGRGNFRDILKQCEDLVLVLNEGALPATLTEATKTIVGPSLGADSIKQGVSATLLGALCVFVFMVLYYRGSGLIANVALAINLLFIMAALALFQATLTLPGIAGIVLTLGMAVDANVLIFERIREELKKGNLAKAAINAGYGNAIRTITDANITTLITGIVLYQFGTGPIKGFAVTLIIGLVISMYTAIVCTRMAYDYFLIKKRITKVSV from the coding sequence ATGCCAAACGCATGGAAATGGAAGCTCGCGCTTCTGTGTAGTCTGATTCTCATTTCAATTTACGTTGTTTTGCCCAGTTTTTTAGGAATGTCCGAAAAACGCGAAGCTGCACTTGCATCTGGAACATCGCTTCCTTGGTATTATGATGTGCTTCCTGAAAAAGGCATCAACCTTGGGCTCGATCTCCGCGGCGGTTTGTACCTCGAATTTGAAGTGGAAACGGCAAAAGCAATTGAAAACAGAGTTGATGTGCTTGTTGATGACATCAAAGCTGAACTTGGGAAAAACAATGTTGTCACCAGCGAAATCCGCCAAGAAGTAAAAACGCAAAGCATTGAAATCTTCGCATCCGATGCCAACGCCATTGAAGCCACTCGTGAAATCGTTCAGAAAAACTTTGCAAACGTTTTGGCCATCCAAAAACATGAAAACAATCACTTAAGTTTTGTTTTGGATGAGAGCCATCGCGATTACTTGCTCGATCACATCATCAAGCAAGCACTTGAAAAAGTGCGCAACAGAATCGACCGCTACGGTGTAGCCGAACCTTCCATCCAACGCCTTGGCAACGATCGCATTGCGGTTGAACTTCCCGGCATCAAAGACCCCGAGCGCGCCATTGGCATGATTAAACGCGCGGGCATGCTCGAATTCAAATTGGTGGATGCAAGTGTGCAAGCCGCCGACTTAGCTTCCATGCTCAAAGAAGCTCGAGAGTCACTCAAGCTTGCCGAAGATGATTTTTCACTGGAAGCAAAGCAAAGTATAAACGAGCAGCTTGCAAAAAAACTTCCGCAAGATACCGAAATAAGCTTCAGCCTCAACTATGATCCTCTTTCACACAAACTGCTTGGTGGAACGCCATACCTTCTCACCCGCAGAGCCGCATTAACAGGTCAAATGCTGAAGAGTGCTCAAACCAACATCAACAACAATGAACCTTTTGTCAGCATTACTTTCGATGCTCAAGGCACCACAAAATTTGGCGATCTCACAAAAAACAACGTGGGAAAACAGTTAGCAATTTTGCTTGATGGAGTTGTAAACTCGGCGCCACTTATTCGTGAGCCTATTCTTGGCGGCCGAGCTCAAATTGAAATGGGTCGCGGCAACTTTAGAGATATTTTAAAACAATGCGAAGATCTTGTTTTAGTTTTGAATGAAGGCGCTCTTCCCGCAACACTTACAGAAGCAACCAAAACCATTGTGGGTCCAAGCCTTGGAGCAGATTCCATTAAACAGGGAGTTTCAGCCACACTGCTTGGTGCACTGTGCGTCTTTGTCTTCATGGTGCTTTATTATCGTGGCTCAGGTTTAATTGCCAACGTCGCCCTCGCTATTAATTTACTTTTTATTATGGCGGCACTTGCGCTTTTCCAAGCCACCCTCACCCTTCCTGGTATTGCGGGAATTGTACTCACGCTTGGTATGGCTGTGGATGCGAACGTGCTTATTTTTGAGCGCATCAGAGAAGAACTGAAAAAAGGAAACCTCGCCAAAGCCGCTATCAATGCTGGTTATGGAAACGCAATCCGCACCATCACCGATGCCAACATCACTACACTCATCACGGGAATTGTGTTGTATCAGTTTGGAACTGGCCCCATTAAAGGCTTTGCGGTCACTCTTATTATTGGTCTTGTCATCAGTATGTATACCGCCATCGTGTGCACACGCATGGCATACGATTATTTCTTAATCAAAAAACGAATTACAAAGGTGAGTGTCTAA
- the yajC gene encoding preprotein translocase subunit YajC has product MFSELFISTAHAMATPGQNGAAGQGSALASFAPLVIIFAIFYFLLIRPQKKQQKQHQELLAAIAKGDKVITRGGMHATVYGIADNIITLEIADKVQVKFNREAIATIVK; this is encoded by the coding sequence ATGTTTTCAGAACTTTTCATTTCAACAGCGCATGCCATGGCAACACCTGGACAAAATGGAGCAGCCGGACAAGGTTCCGCACTCGCTTCATTTGCACCGCTTGTAATCATTTTTGCCATTTTTTATTTTCTTCTTATCCGTCCTCAAAAGAAACAGCAAAAACAACATCAAGAACTGCTCGCAGCTATTGCTAAAGGTGACAAAGTCATCACTCGCGGCGGCATGCATGCAACGGTGTATGGCATTGCCGACAACATCATCACGCTTGAAATTGCCGATAAAGTGCAGGTGAAATTCAACCGTGAAGCGATCGCAACAATTGTGAAATAA
- a CDS encoding tRNA guanosine(34) transglycosylase Tgt: protein MFSFDLISTSAGTRGRRGKITTAHGEIQTPVFMPVGTLGTVKAMLPEELKELGASIVLSNTYHLFLRPGHKLVEELGGLHKFMNWDRPILTDSGGYQIFSLADLRKSFTEKGVEFQSHLDGGQKHFLSPELAIEIQESLGSDIMMVLDECTPYPADEAAAKKSMDLSLRWAKRCLEARTSQNALYGIVQGGMHPHLRKEYIQRIQDISETFCAQSANASTVGFNGYSIGGLSVGEPIPLMYEMTEVCTALLPQDKPRYLMGVGTPEDLVECIDRGIDMFDCVLPTRNARNGHLFTSVGDVKIKNAPYANDPRPLDENCSCYTCKNYSRAYLRHLAQANEILSARLNTIHNLHFYLNLIDHARLTLEQENYPEFKKNFLEKRKTGAS, encoded by the coding sequence ATGTTTAGCTTCGATCTCATCAGCACATCAGCCGGAACCCGTGGGCGAAGGGGGAAAATCACTACCGCGCATGGTGAAATTCAGACGCCGGTGTTTATGCCTGTTGGCACCCTTGGAACCGTGAAGGCTATGCTGCCCGAAGAACTAAAAGAGCTTGGCGCTTCCATCGTTCTTTCAAATACTTATCACCTCTTTCTTCGACCAGGACATAAACTTGTAGAAGAACTTGGTGGCTTGCATAAGTTTATGAACTGGGATCGGCCCATTCTCACGGATAGCGGCGGATATCAGATTTTTTCGCTGGCCGATTTGCGAAAATCGTTCACCGAAAAAGGTGTTGAGTTTCAAAGTCACCTCGACGGCGGGCAAAAACATTTTCTTTCTCCAGAGTTAGCCATCGAAATTCAAGAATCACTTGGATCTGACATCATGATGGTGTTGGACGAATGCACTCCCTACCCAGCCGATGAAGCCGCGGCAAAAAAATCGATGGACCTCAGCTTGCGCTGGGCCAAGCGTTGCCTGGAGGCGCGCACTTCGCAAAACGCTTTATACGGCATTGTTCAAGGCGGCATGCATCCTCATTTGCGCAAAGAATATATCCAGCGCATTCAAGATATTTCCGAAACTTTTTGCGCGCAATCTGCCAATGCCTCAACCGTTGGCTTCAACGGTTACTCCATCGGCGGGCTCTCTGTTGGCGAGCCTATTCCGCTTATGTATGAAATGACCGAAGTGTGCACTGCACTTCTTCCACAAGACAAGCCGCGCTATTTGATGGGCGTTGGTACTCCGGAAGATTTGGTGGAATGCATCGATCGCGGCATTGATATGTTCGACTGCGTGCTCCCAACCCGAAACGCGCGAAACGGCCATCTGTTTACTTCCGTTGGCGATGTGAAAATCAAAAACGCACCCTACGCCAACGACCCCAGACCACTTGATGAAAACTGCAGCTGTTACACCTGCAAAAACTATAGCCGCGCCTATCTTCGTCACTTGGCACAAGCCAACGAAATTCTTTCGGCACGGCTGAACACAATTCACAATTTACATTTCTACCTCAATTTGATAGATCACGCGCGCCTTACACTAGAGCAAGAAAACTACCCGGAATTCAAGAAGAATTTCCTTGAGAAAAGAAAAACTGGAGCATCATAA
- a CDS encoding tRNA preQ1(34) S-adenosylmethionine ribosyltransferase-isomerase QueA, with protein sequence MKVNDFNYSYPEELVAQAPLPERDASKMMLLSRAQKTFAHHHVRELAAFLREGDVLVLNNTKVAPVRLFGTRGGREKIELLVVEPSDTANVWRCLIKKAKNIRPGEKFFFGMQATAIAKGREDIYLLVEFRSNALKLAMNNHGVPPLPPYIKRTEKDAYTEADFERYQTTFAEKFGSAAAPTAGLHLSQNLLAEIKQKGVEVCTITLHVGIDTFAPVRVDTLEEHKMHGEKISISSETAELITRAKHEGRRIIAVGTTTTRALESAWEDNKLRDGQWTTNIFITPGYEFKVIDGLLTNFHQPKSTLIMMVSALVGKDFLFKCYEEAIKQDYRLFSFGDCMLIV encoded by the coding sequence ATGAAGGTGAATGACTTTAATTACAGCTATCCTGAAGAGCTTGTAGCTCAGGCTCCTCTTCCCGAACGGGATGCCAGTAAGATGATGCTGCTTTCTCGTGCCCAGAAAACTTTTGCGCATCATCATGTGCGTGAGCTTGCTGCTTTTTTGCGTGAAGGTGATGTGTTGGTGCTCAACAACACCAAAGTAGCGCCGGTGCGCTTGTTTGGAACGCGCGGAGGAAGAGAAAAGATTGAGCTGCTTGTGGTTGAGCCAAGCGACACTGCAAATGTGTGGCGCTGCCTCATCAAAAAGGCAAAAAACATTCGGCCCGGCGAGAAATTTTTCTTTGGCATGCAGGCAACCGCTATAGCAAAAGGCCGCGAAGATATTTACTTGCTCGTAGAATTCAGATCCAACGCCCTCAAGCTGGCCATGAACAATCATGGAGTGCCGCCTCTTCCGCCTTACATCAAACGCACAGAAAAAGATGCTTACACTGAAGCTGACTTCGAACGCTATCAAACTACTTTTGCCGAAAAATTTGGCTCGGCCGCTGCTCCAACTGCTGGCTTGCACTTAAGCCAAAACTTGCTGGCTGAAATAAAACAAAAAGGTGTTGAAGTATGCACTATCACTTTGCACGTTGGCATTGATACCTTTGCGCCAGTGCGTGTTGACACTCTTGAAGAACACAAAATGCACGGCGAAAAAATCAGCATCTCTTCTGAAACAGCAGAACTCATCACGCGCGCCAAACACGAAGGCCGCAGAATTATCGCCGTGGGAACTACCACTACTCGTGCTTTGGAGTCTGCATGGGAAGATAACAAACTGCGCGATGGCCAATGGACTACAAATATTTTCATCACGCCGGGTTATGAATTTAAAGTCATCGATGGCCTGCTCACCAACTTTCATCAGCCCAAATCCACCCTCATCATGATGGTCTCAGCTTTGGTGGGAAAAGACTTCCTGTTCAAATGCTACGAAGAAGCCATCAAACAAGACTACCGCCTTTTCTCTTTTGGCGATTGTATGTTGATTGTTTAG